Proteins from a single region of Vicinamibacterales bacterium:
- the phoU gene encoding phosphate signaling complex protein PhoU: MTRLERDLADLKHRVLDMGNLAASMVTDSWHGVARNDAACRSAVAAHEPALDRTQLEIDREAVRLIAIFAPVARDLRFLLMIARITSELERMGDQAVDNCEYAALIGAAPPTADLTTLADFVQRMVRDALQAFADEDPRQAEAVMQLDAQVDALYSQVFRDLIEHAGGSGRARSTGLILLARSLERIADHATNICEEVFYLVEGADIRHQDAVKA; this comes from the coding sequence ATGACTCGCCTGGAACGGGACCTCGCGGACCTGAAGCACCGCGTGCTCGACATGGGGAACCTGGCTGCCTCGATGGTGACCGACTCCTGGCACGGCGTGGCGCGGAACGACGCGGCCTGCCGAAGCGCGGTCGCCGCGCACGAGCCCGCACTCGATCGAACGCAGCTGGAGATCGACCGCGAAGCGGTTCGCCTGATTGCGATCTTCGCGCCGGTGGCGCGCGATCTGCGCTTCCTGCTGATGATCGCCCGCATCACGTCGGAGCTGGAGCGCATGGGCGATCAGGCCGTGGACAACTGTGAGTACGCGGCGCTGATCGGCGCCGCGCCGCCGACCGCCGATCTGACGACGCTGGCCGATTTCGTCCAGCGGATGGTGCGCGACGCGCTGCAGGCGTTCGCCGACGAGGACCCGCGTCAAGCCGAAGCGGTCATGCAGCTCGACGCCCAGGTCGATGCGCTCTACTCGCAGGTGTTCCGCGATCTCATCGAGCACGCCGGCGGCAGCGGCCGGGCGCGAAGCACCGGCCTGATCCTGCTCGCCAGGTCGCTCGAACGCATCGCCGACCACGCCACCAACATCTGCGAAGAGGTCTTCTACCTGGTCGAGGGTGCCGACATCCGGCATCAGGATGCGGTGAAGGCCTGA
- a CDS encoding phosphate ABC transporter ATP-binding protein yields MTNLPVEPRRHAVQTRALHLWYGDLPALKGVTVDICRGSITALIGPSGCGKTTLLRCINRLNERYGNVRTTGDIFVLGRNIHDADVSLGELRRHVGMVFQRPNPLPLSIYENVMFGLRVHYATGAGGRMAAGEIVERALRSVALWDDTKDRLGASALSLTLEQQQKLCIARLLPLKPQVILMDEPCSALDARGTEAIEALIASLTPTYTVVIVTHNMAQARRASQQCVFMLLGQIVEQAPTADMFLRPAHKQTELYVEGRYG; encoded by the coding sequence ATGACGAACCTGCCCGTCGAGCCGCGCCGCCATGCCGTCCAGACCCGAGCGCTCCATCTCTGGTACGGGGACCTCCCCGCCCTGAAGGGGGTGACCGTCGATATCTGCCGCGGTTCGATCACGGCACTCATCGGACCGTCCGGCTGCGGCAAGACGACGCTGCTCCGCTGCATCAATCGCCTCAACGAACGGTACGGCAACGTGCGGACCACGGGAGACATCTTCGTGCTGGGCAGGAACATTCACGACGCGGACGTCAGTCTGGGTGAGCTGCGCAGGCACGTCGGCATGGTGTTCCAGCGCCCCAATCCGCTGCCGCTGTCGATCTACGAGAACGTGATGTTCGGGCTGCGCGTGCATTACGCGACCGGCGCCGGCGGACGGATGGCGGCCGGCGAGATCGTCGAGCGCGCGCTTCGCTCCGTCGCGCTGTGGGACGACACGAAGGATCGTCTCGGCGCGAGCGCGCTGTCGCTGACGCTCGAACAGCAGCAGAAGCTGTGCATCGCGCGGCTGCTGCCGCTGAAGCCGCAGGTCATCCTGATGGACGAACCGTGCTCGGCGCTGGACGCCCGCGGGACGGAGGCGATCGAAGCGCTCATCGCCAGCCTCACGCCCACGTACACCGTCGTCATCGTCACGCACAACATGGCTCAGGCGAGACGGGCGAGCCAGCAGTGCGTCTTCATGCTGCTCGGTCAGATCGTGGAACAGGCACCCACGGCAGACATGTTTCTGCGGCCGGCGCACAAGCAGACGGAGCTGTACGTCGAAGGACGGTACGGATGA
- a CDS encoding phosphate ABC transporter ATP-binding protein has product MPAVEPHVSFRDVTVRYGATTALDRVTVDIPRHAITAIIGPTRSGKSTFLKCLNRMIDVSAPSESRGAVLIDGEDVFHVKNVHDLRRRVGMVLPLPVALPLSIYDNVALAPRLGGMHDRREVDARVEESLRQAALWDEVKDRLRHPAASLSGGQQQRLAIARALSHAPEILCLDEFSIAIDPIATMRIEDVLVGLERRMTIVMATNLVQQAHRVADQVLFINAGRLVECGATETVFSEHPASHLTFDYVRGRFG; this is encoded by the coding sequence ATGCCCGCTGTCGAACCGCACGTGTCGTTCAGGGACGTCACCGTGCGCTACGGCGCCACGACCGCCCTCGACCGGGTGACGGTCGACATCCCGCGCCACGCGATCACCGCGATCATCGGCCCGACGCGATCGGGCAAGAGCACGTTCCTCAAGTGCCTCAATCGCATGATCGACGTCAGCGCGCCGAGCGAATCGCGGGGGGCGGTGCTGATCGACGGCGAGGATGTCTTTCACGTGAAGAACGTCCACGACCTGCGGCGCAGGGTCGGGATGGTGCTGCCGCTGCCGGTCGCGCTGCCGCTGTCGATCTACGACAACGTCGCCCTCGCGCCCCGGCTCGGCGGGATGCACGACCGGCGCGAGGTGGACGCGCGGGTCGAGGAGTCGCTCCGGCAGGCGGCGCTGTGGGACGAGGTCAAGGATCGGTTGCGCCATCCGGCGGCCTCCCTCTCGGGCGGACAGCAGCAACGGCTGGCGATTGCGCGCGCGTTGTCGCACGCGCCGGAGATCCTGTGCCTCGACGAATTCTCGATCGCCATCGATCCGATCGCGACGATGAGGATCGAAGACGTGCTGGTCGGGCTCGAGCGGCGCATGACGATCGTGATGGCCACGAACCTGGTGCAGCAGGCGCACCGGGTTGCCGATCAAGTACTGTTCATCAATGCCGGCCGGCTCGTCGAGTGCGGCGCGACCGAGACGGTGTTCTCGGAGCATCCGGCCAGCCACCTGACGTTCGACTACGTCCGGGGACGGTTCGGATGA
- the pstA gene encoding phosphate ABC transporter permease PstA gives MSPVVGTPPIAPIQPAVAAPAGPPPAEDARLFAAGPVERRKRRLERAAFLALLAITASLVVPLVAILAYLLIRAWPVLSWSLLLENPRHYMRAGGLWAPLVGTFYSVLLSLIIAAPVGVLAGVYLHEYARDSRATRLINLAVLNLAGVPSIVHALFGVGMFVLGAGFGRSVLAASCTLAVMTLPVIIASTTEALASVPRAFREACWILGASRWQTVRTIVLPNAIGGILTGVILQVSRAAGETAPILFTGAVFYVSVPDSGPGSFAPYGWRDPFMALSYHLFTLTTQVTGVPDALLYATAIVLVGLVLLVNGASIVMRVRLRTGRRW, from the coding sequence GTGAGCCCGGTCGTCGGCACGCCGCCGATCGCGCCCATCCAGCCGGCGGTCGCCGCCCCCGCGGGCCCGCCGCCGGCGGAGGACGCGCGCCTCTTTGCCGCCGGTCCGGTCGAACGGCGAAAACGGCGGCTGGAACGCGCCGCCTTTCTTGCGCTGCTCGCGATCACGGCGTCGCTGGTGGTGCCGCTGGTCGCCATCCTCGCCTACCTGCTGATCCGGGCCTGGCCGGTACTGTCGTGGTCCCTGCTGCTCGAGAATCCGCGGCATTACATGCGGGCAGGCGGACTGTGGGCCCCCCTCGTCGGCACTTTCTACTCCGTCCTGCTCTCGCTGATCATCGCCGCGCCGGTTGGCGTGCTGGCGGGCGTGTATCTGCACGAGTACGCCCGGGACAGCCGGGCCACACGGCTCATCAACCTGGCGGTGCTGAACCTGGCCGGCGTACCCAGCATCGTGCACGCGCTCTTCGGCGTGGGCATGTTCGTGCTCGGCGCCGGTTTCGGCCGCTCCGTCCTGGCCGCCTCCTGCACGCTCGCCGTCATGACGCTGCCAGTGATCATCGCGAGTACAACCGAGGCGCTCGCGTCGGTCCCGCGAGCCTTCCGCGAAGCGTGCTGGATCCTGGGAGCGAGCCGCTGGCAGACGGTGCGCACCATCGTCCTGCCGAATGCGATCGGCGGCATTCTGACCGGCGTCATCCTTCAGGTGTCGCGGGCGGCGGGCGAGACGGCGCCGATTCTGTTCACCGGCGCGGTGTTCTACGTCAGCGTGCCCGACAGCGGCCCCGGATCGTTCGCGCCGTACGGCTGGCGCGATCCGTTCATGGCGCTCTCGTATCACCTGTTCACGCTGACGACGCAGGTGACGGGCGTCCCCGACGCGCTGCTGTACGCGACCGCGATCGTGCTGGTCGGCCTGGTGCTGCTCGTCAACGGCGCGTCGATCGTCATGCGCGTCCGGCTGCGCACCGGAAGGCGGTGGTAG
- the pstC gene encoding phosphate ABC transporter permease subunit PstC — translation MLPIRRRATGLMEALIDAAIHVCGWSAIVLVFAIFYFVLREGAPVLAGRLDVRELLTSTAWRPDSVLRPQFGILALVAGTAAVTALAMALSVPIGIGAAVFLSEFCGIRAREALKIVIELLAAIPSVVWGFIGYMVLNPLIIAITGAPIGVNVLNGALILAFMSVPIVVSMGEDALKAVPDSYREAGLALGASRWQIVYRVLLPGARRGLYAAALLGVGRAVGETMAVLMATGHSVQVPHSLFDPIRTLTATIAAELGESVAGGEHYRVLFVIGALLMAISLSINVAADVIVRGTARRQP, via the coding sequence ATGCTCCCGATTCGCCGCCGCGCGACCGGATTGATGGAAGCGCTGATCGACGCGGCCATCCACGTCTGCGGCTGGAGCGCCATCGTCCTGGTGTTCGCGATCTTCTACTTCGTCCTGCGCGAAGGCGCGCCCGTGCTGGCGGGCAGGCTGGACGTCCGCGAGCTCCTGACCAGCACCGCGTGGCGGCCGGATTCAGTGCTCCGCCCGCAGTTCGGCATTCTCGCGCTCGTCGCCGGCACCGCGGCGGTCACCGCCCTCGCCATGGCGCTCTCGGTTCCGATCGGCATCGGCGCCGCCGTGTTCCTGTCGGAGTTCTGCGGCATCAGGGCGCGGGAAGCCCTGAAGATCGTCATCGAGCTGCTGGCGGCGATTCCGTCCGTGGTGTGGGGCTTCATCGGTTACATGGTCCTGAACCCGCTGATCATCGCCATCACGGGAGCGCCGATCGGCGTCAACGTGCTGAACGGCGCCCTGATTCTCGCGTTCATGAGCGTGCCGATCGTCGTGTCGATGGGCGAGGACGCGTTGAAGGCGGTGCCCGACTCGTACCGCGAGGCAGGTCTCGCCCTGGGAGCGAGCCGCTGGCAGATCGTCTACCGCGTGCTGCTGCCAGGCGCGCGGCGCGGTCTCTACGCGGCGGCGCTGCTCGGCGTCGGCCGGGCGGTGGGCGAGACGATGGCGGTGCTGATGGCAACCGGCCACAGCGTGCAGGTTCCACACAGTCTGTTCGATCCGATTCGCACGCTGACGGCGACGATTGCGGCGGAGCTGGGTGAGAGTGTCGCCGGCGGCGAGCACTACCGCGTCCTGTTCGTGATCGGGGCGCTGCTGATGGCCATTTCCCTGTCCATCAACGTTGCTGCGGACGTCATCGTGCGAGGCACGGCGCGGAGGCAACCGTGA
- a CDS encoding phosphate ABC transporter substrate-binding protein, with translation MRITALTNNRSRARRRGVAACVAAALLSAGPIACARSRAESAGARGQGVIRIIGSDTMVNLLQGWAEQYRRVRPAVVVQVAGGGSGVGFAGLIDRTADIAAASREIRGAERERLSAMHGSPPAELTVALDALAIYVHRGNPIERISIPDLAEIYGERGTVARWSQLGARHAGCAGDTIVRIGRQNNSGTYAYFRQIVLGPGREYRLGSIDQSGSKDVVALVSRMPCAIGYSGLAYATPAVGVVKVAAERAGAAVAPSTTTVLDGSYPLARPLYLYTATPAAPHVREFLDWVLGPGGQAVVGDLGFVSPPRLLSAAVLRGR, from the coding sequence GTGAGGATCACTGCGCTGACGAACAACCGCTCCCGAGCGCGACGTCGCGGGGTCGCGGCGTGCGTCGCCGCTGCGTTGCTCTCTGCCGGACCGATCGCATGCGCGCGGAGCCGCGCCGAGAGCGCTGGCGCGCGGGGCCAGGGCGTCATTCGCATCATCGGATCCGACACGATGGTGAATCTCCTGCAGGGCTGGGCGGAGCAGTACAGACGCGTCAGGCCCGCCGTCGTCGTTCAGGTCGCCGGCGGCGGCTCCGGGGTAGGCTTCGCGGGCCTGATCGATCGGACGGCCGACATTGCCGCGGCGAGCCGGGAAATCCGCGGCGCCGAACGCGAGCGCCTCAGCGCCATGCACGGCTCGCCCCCGGCGGAGCTGACCGTCGCGCTCGACGCGCTGGCCATCTACGTGCACCGCGGCAACCCGATCGAGCGCATCTCGATCCCCGACCTCGCGGAGATCTATGGTGAGCGCGGCACGGTTGCCCGCTGGTCCCAGCTCGGTGCGCGCCATGCGGGCTGCGCCGGCGACACGATCGTCCGCATCGGGCGGCAGAACAACTCGGGCACCTACGCCTACTTTCGGCAGATCGTGCTCGGCCCCGGGCGCGAGTATCGTCTTGGTTCGATCGACCAGAGCGGCTCCAAGGATGTCGTCGCGCTGGTGTCCAGGATGCCGTGCGCGATCGGCTACAGCGGCCTCGCATACGCCACGCCGGCCGTCGGCGTGGTGAAGGTGGCCGCGGAGCGCGCCGGCGCCGCGGTCGCCCCTTCCACGACCACCGTGCTCGACGGCTCGTATCCGCTGGCACGTCCGCTCTATCTGTACACCGCGACGCCGGCAGCTCCGCACGTGCGGGAGTTCCTCGACTGGGTACTCGGTCCCGGCGGTCAGGCCGTCGTCGGCGATCTGGGATTCGTGTCACCGCCGCGGCTGCTGTCGGCAGCGGTCCTGCGAGGACGATGA
- a CDS encoding DUF2892 domain-containing protein yields the protein MTVERALRLIAGALVAVSVLLGMYVNVNFLWFTLFVGVNLFQSGFTNWCPMMSILRKTGVPDAVPPNAAAAAR from the coding sequence GTGACTGTCGAACGTGCGCTGCGGTTGATCGCGGGAGCCCTGGTTGCCGTCAGTGTGCTCCTGGGAATGTACGTGAACGTGAACTTCCTCTGGTTCACGCTGTTCGTGGGCGTGAACCTGTTCCAATCGGGCTTCACGAACTGGTGTCCGATGATGTCGATTCTGCGGAAGACCGGAGTGCCGGATGCCGTTCCGCCGAATGCGGCGGCGGCCGCGCGATGA
- a CDS encoding universal stress protein produces MSRIANITRVLVGVDFDDASTAALKMAGVLARAWDADMTVFHSAPREVPVYFTPDQIEMLEAERGRDRERTADRIRALAAQHVPRPVRVVVEEGPPQDALRRMAASFDLLVVGTHRRHGARRWWLGSVAEAVVRQSPRPVLVVPAGAIVPEAPRALTILSAGGDLGETDAWAELLKTTFGGHVVRSATLDQCAPDRLRDTDLIVMSTAADRSTQPPSGPIAQVLMECVHPLLFVPSPAEMLERSSS; encoded by the coding sequence ATGAGCCGGATCGCGAACATCACACGGGTGCTGGTCGGGGTCGACTTCGACGACGCGTCGACGGCGGCCTTGAAGATGGCCGGCGTGCTGGCGCGGGCCTGGGATGCCGACATGACGGTGTTCCATTCCGCGCCCCGGGAAGTCCCGGTCTACTTCACTCCCGACCAGATCGAGATGCTCGAAGCGGAGCGCGGGCGGGATCGGGAACGGACGGCTGATCGGATCCGCGCCCTGGCCGCGCAGCACGTACCGCGTCCGGTGCGGGTGGTGGTCGAAGAAGGTCCGCCACAGGACGCCCTGCGGCGAATGGCGGCCTCGTTCGACCTGCTCGTGGTCGGAACCCACAGACGGCACGGCGCGCGACGCTGGTGGCTCGGCTCGGTCGCGGAAGCGGTCGTCCGCCAGTCGCCGCGACCGGTGCTCGTCGTACCGGCCGGCGCGATCGTGCCCGAGGCGCCCCGCGCGTTGACCATCCTCTCGGCCGGGGGGGATCTCGGCGAGACCGACGCCTGGGCGGAGCTGCTGAAGACCACCTTCGGCGGACACGTCGTGCGATCCGCGACCCTCGACCAATGTGCGCCGGATCGTCTGAGGGACACCGACCTCATCGTGATGTCCACCGCGGCTGATCGCAGCACTCAGCCGCCGTCCGGACCCATCGCACAGGTCCTCATGGAGTGCGTCCACCCGTTGTTGTTCGTCCCGTCGCCGGCAGAGATGCTGGAAAGGAGTTCGTCGTGA